Proteins encoded by one window of Bacteroidia bacterium:
- a CDS encoding T9SS type A sorting domain-containing protein, translating into MLALLKKVLIALTCIFSLTESMAQFAPPASQPGTTAIHKDSSIIVSWATQCSIVRGWQDISNQGLGVCTIGDSTSALGMADGLDVVSLGDGGMATLTFANPIMNGSGWDFAVFENSFSETFLELALVEVSSDGINFFRFPSVSLTQDTIQVASFGSIDATQIDNLAGKYSATYGTPFDLNIMTGITGLDVNHITHVRIIDVVGSINELYATYDSQLHKINDPWPTPFPSSGFDLDAVGVIHQNTTSQIDIDENYFTLSYPNPFSKNNVFKLTLTKTEDLSITLFDLSGKLIKQISDGKITSGEHYFNLGNSLIGNGIYFLKLSSNEHTETFKLIVND; encoded by the coding sequence ATGCTCGCATTATTAAAAAAAGTATTGATTGCATTGACTTGTATTTTTTCATTAACTGAAAGCATGGCTCAATTTGCACCACCTGCAAGTCAACCGGGCACAACAGCAATTCATAAAGACAGCAGTATTATTGTTTCGTGGGCAACACAATGCAGTATTGTCAGAGGATGGCAAGACATTTCCAATCAGGGATTAGGTGTTTGTACTATTGGAGACAGTACCTCTGCCTTGGGCATGGCCGATGGTCTTGATGTAGTAAGTCTAGGCGATGGAGGCATGGCCACATTAACATTTGCAAATCCAATTATGAATGGAAGCGGCTGGGATTTTGCAGTGTTTGAAAACAGCTTTAGCGAAACATTTCTTGAGCTTGCACTTGTTGAAGTGAGTAGTGATGGAATAAACTTTTTCCGCTTTCCTTCAGTATCATTAACGCAAGATACAATACAGGTAGCAAGTTTTGGAAGCATTGATGCAACACAAATTGATAATCTGGCAGGTAAATACAGTGCAACTTATGGTACACCATTTGACTTAAACATCATGACAGGAATTACCGGACTTGACGTGAATCACATCACACATGTCAGAATTATTGATGTTGTAGGAAGTATTAACGAGCTTTATGCTACATACGATTCTCAGTTGCATAAGATAAATGACCCATGGCCAACACCATTTCCCAGCTCCGGATTCGACCTTGACGCAGTAGGTGTCATTCATCAGAATACAACATCACAAATTGATATTGATGAAAACTATTTCACACTCTCCTACCCCAATCCTTTCAGTAAAAACAATGTGTTTAAATTGACCCTCACAAAAACTGAAGACCTGAGCATCACATTATTTGACCTTTCTGGTAAGTTGATAAAACAAATTTCAGACGGCAAAATCACTTCCGGTGAACATTACTTCAATCTTGGAAATTCTTTGATTGGCAATGGTATTTATTTTTTAAAATTATCATCAAATGAGCATACAGAAACCTTTAAACTTATTGTTAATGATTAA
- a CDS encoding DUF4465 domain-containing protein — MKKLQLIIATMSLFQLMAVKLNAQTVSNFENLTLPADSFFNGSSQQGGTSFISGNAIFPNFFDPSFQYWLSGWAYSNVEDSSTSGFGNIYACASLTGYNGSGIYAIGQQGATIALTGNAAGKVVNGFYVTNATFPYISMRDGDAFAKKFGGPSGNDPDYFILTIHNWYNGNLSNDSVNFYLADFRSANNAQDYIVNNWQWVDLSVLGNTDSLIFTLYSSDIGTFGINTPLFYCIDNLTTADSPVGISENKNDVLQVYPNPASTFITLSKNMDNFIITDIEGRVVLESHQSNAGDKISVSALKEGLYFINGQHNNTSIKLKFIKCSHY, encoded by the coding sequence ATGAAAAAACTTCAACTTATCATTGCAACAATGTCACTATTTCAATTGATGGCTGTAAAACTTAATGCACAAACGGTCAGCAATTTCGAAAATCTGACACTACCGGCAGATAGTTTCTTCAACGGATCGTCACAGCAAGGAGGAACAAGTTTCATATCAGGAAATGCCATTTTTCCTAATTTTTTCGACCCATCATTTCAATACTGGCTTTCGGGGTGGGCCTACAGCAATGTTGAAGACAGCAGCACCTCAGGCTTCGGAAACATATATGCCTGTGCATCACTTACAGGTTATAACGGCTCCGGCATTTACGCTATTGGTCAGCAAGGGGCAACTATAGCACTGACAGGAAATGCTGCAGGAAAAGTTGTTAATGGTTTTTATGTAACCAATGCTACTTTCCCCTACATCAGTATGCGTGATGGTGATGCATTTGCAAAAAAATTCGGAGGACCATCAGGCAATGATCCTGATTATTTTATTCTAACCATACACAATTGGTACAATGGTAATTTAAGTAACGATAGTGTGAATTTCTATCTTGCTGACTTTCGTTCTGCAAACAATGCGCAGGATTATATTGTCAACAATTGGCAGTGGGTAGATTTATCAGTTCTTGGCAACACTGACAGTTTGATTTTTACACTTTATTCAAGTGATATTGGCACATTTGGTATCAACACACCTTTATTTTATTGTATTGACAACCTCACCACGGCCGACTCACCTGTAGGAATATCAGAAAATAAAAACGATGTTTTACAAGTATATCCTAATCCTGCATCAACATTTATCACACTATCTAAAAATATGGATAATTTTATTATCACTGATATTGAAGGTCGCGTAGTTTTAGAATCACACCAATCAAATGCAGGCGATAAAATATCTGTATCAGCACTCAAAGAAGGATTGTATTTTATCAATGGACAACACAACAACACATCTATTAAATTAAAATTTATAAAATGCTCGCATTATTAA
- a CDS encoding TonB-dependent receptor, which produces MLDKKPGKHMYRYYLLFIFSILGSGIKAQTDTFYIKAVNIEALRQQDATPGLRFEKIDSISLKQFNTESLSELLSAESGVIIKNYGPGSLTSSSIRGGNASQTAVIWNGFNINNPMLGQTDFSVIPEFFADKISMQYGGGSAQWGSGSVGGAVLLNSSTIFNKDFDAEINIGAGSTGWVRQSLKTNYSNNRWIFNLKAFNDYSSNTFRFQNSVTLEKQLQKHARTQGKGMLSEIVYRLNKNSTLSIAAWIDNYNKQIPPLLNQTSVATQKDDNLRITSQWRQQLRKGQLAVRAAWFNQGIHFSDSLKNMNAASKAKSLLAEAEYKFHAGKHREILVGISNNYTTASADEYKKEAQLNYFALFMGESAHFFNNKIKPFVSLRKEFNDKREVPFTWYAGGEIVLYKNISLKLNAASVYRNPTINDLYWQPGGNKNLKPETGKTGDIGLCLNEISIAKNITAKAEITLFNRMMKNQIIWLPENGYWSAQNLDVTESKGIETKTNLRYNNKKWFMALTVATNYVEATNEKARFENDASVGKQLIYVPLYSSNGSLAIGYGKLIVKYSVQYSGYRYTTTDNLDYLEPFWLHSFYAACSLSAQKTKFQLYLKINNLFDENYEIMRNRPMPLRSYKAGIIIQINSKSK; this is translated from the coding sequence ATGCTTGACAAAAAACCAGGCAAACACATGTATAGATATTATCTGTTGTTTATTTTTTCAATCCTAGGCTCCGGCATTAAGGCGCAAACAGATACTTTTTACATTAAGGCAGTTAACATTGAAGCATTGCGACAACAAGATGCTACACCGGGATTAAGATTTGAAAAAATTGACAGCATTAGTCTGAAACAATTCAATACGGAATCGTTAAGTGAACTTCTTTCAGCTGAAAGTGGCGTTATTATTAAAAATTACGGACCGGGTTCGCTAACTTCTTCTTCCATCAGAGGTGGTAATGCTTCTCAAACTGCTGTAATATGGAATGGCTTTAACATCAACAATCCCATGTTGGGGCAGACAGATTTTTCCGTCATTCCTGAATTTTTTGCTGACAAAATAAGCATGCAATATGGTGGTGGTAGTGCACAATGGGGAAGTGGTTCTGTTGGTGGTGCTGTTTTATTGAATTCCTCAACTATCTTTAATAAAGACTTCGATGCAGAAATAAATATAGGTGCCGGTAGTACTGGCTGGGTACGTCAATCGCTTAAAACAAATTATAGTAACAACAGATGGATTTTTAATCTTAAAGCATTTAACGACTATTCATCAAACACTTTTCGTTTTCAAAATTCTGTCACACTTGAAAAGCAATTACAAAAACATGCACGTACACAGGGTAAAGGTATGTTAAGCGAAATTGTTTACCGCTTGAATAAAAATAGCACTCTAAGTATAGCTGCCTGGATTGATAATTACAACAAACAAATTCCACCGCTACTCAATCAAACTTCTGTTGCCACACAGAAAGATGACAATTTAAGAATCACTTCGCAATGGCGTCAGCAGTTGCGTAAGGGGCAGTTAGCAGTTCGTGCTGCATGGTTCAATCAGGGCATTCATTTTTCAGACAGTTTAAAGAACATGAATGCAGCAAGTAAAGCAAAATCATTGCTGGCAGAAGCAGAATATAAATTTCATGCGGGTAAACACAGAGAAATACTTGTGGGCATAAGCAACAATTACACAACGGCATCTGCAGATGAGTATAAAAAGGAAGCACAGCTAAACTATTTTGCACTTTTTATGGGTGAATCGGCACATTTCTTTAACAATAAAATTAAACCCTTTGTATCGCTGCGAAAAGAATTTAATGACAAAAGGGAGGTTCCATTTACATGGTATGCAGGAGGAGAAATTGTATTGTACAAAAACATTTCTTTAAAATTAAATGCTGCAAGTGTCTATCGGAATCCAACTATCAATGATTTGTACTGGCAACCAGGCGGAAATAAAAATCTAAAACCAGAAACCGGAAAAACAGGTGATATTGGCCTTTGTCTAAACGAAATTAGTATTGCAAAAAACATCACTGCAAAGGCTGAAATCACGCTCTTTAACAGGATGATGAAAAATCAGATTATTTGGTTGCCCGAAAATGGTTATTGGTCTGCACAAAATCTTGACGTGACAGAAAGTAAAGGCATAGAAACAAAAACCAACTTACGCTATAATAACAAAAAATGGTTTATGGCCTTAACGGTTGCAACAAATTATGTTGAAGCCACAAACGAAAAAGCCCGCTTTGAAAATGATGCCTCTGTTGGCAAGCAATTAATTTATGTGCCCCTATACTCCAGTAATGGAAGTTTAGCAATAGGGTATGGAAAACTGATTGTAAAATATTCTGTTCAGTATTCCGGCTATCGCTATACAACAACAGATAATCTAGATTACTTAGAACCTTTTTGGCTTCATAGCTTCTATGCTGCATGTAGTCTTTCTGCACAAAAAACAAAATTCCAGCTTTACTTAAAAATCAACAACTTGTTTGACGAGAATTATGAGATAATGCGTAATCGCCCAATGCCTTTGCGCTCATACAAAGCAGGAATTATAATTCAGATAAATTCAAAATCAAAATAA